A genomic window from Salvia miltiorrhiza cultivar Shanhuang (shh) chromosome 5, IMPLAD_Smil_shh, whole genome shotgun sequence includes:
- the LOC131024661 gene encoding probable membrane-associated kinase regulator 2 codes for MLNYWRTSGGTAGGGGAASPFSDYGFDGPFYDLEFTLSNHSSETSLDSDEDMSEIELNLHANDQNFTPPTLSNPDQTSKLPVSLLKTAAKVGLLFKKPDSATGSLQKSEKIGRDKKLLRVKFKVDEVKGPLISLFARDYSISATNSEHLGKETLQKYLNILKPLYVRVEKMKFSGQLGFHGGGPDSPPPDMAGAGLWNNNLQAGLNVVRKHLGKSRSTSTAPEKMGSNRRDDSLLELHDGIQGAILHCKRSFNSNTERELVSVGE; via the coding sequence ATGCTTAACTACTGGCGTACAAGCGGCGGCACTGCAGGAGGAGGAGGCGCCGCCAGTCCCTTCTCTGACTACGGCTTCGACGGCCCATTCTACGACCTCGAGTTCACCCTCTCCAACCACTCATCCGAAACATCTCTAGATTCCGATGAAGACATGAGCGAGATCGAGCTCAACTTACACGCCAACGATCAAAATTTCACTCCACCTACATTGAGTAATCCAGACCAAACCTCCAAACTCCCCGTTTCGTTGCTGAAAACAGCTGCCAAAGTTGGACTTCTCTTCAAGAAACCGGATTCTGCAACTGGATCTCTCCAGAAATCGGAGAAAATTGGTCGGGATAAAAAGCTGCTCAGGGTTAAATTCAAAGTGGATGAAGTTAAAGGGCCGCTGATTTCTCTGTTTGCGAGAGATTATAGTATCTCGGCGACGAATTCGGAGCATTTGGGCAAAGAGACGTTGCAGAAATACTTGAATATTCTCAAGCCTTTGTATGTTCGTGTTGAGAAGATGAAATTCTCCGGCCAGCTCGGCTTCCACGGCGGAGGTCCGGATTCTCCGCCGCCGGATATGGCCGGAGCGGGCTTGTGGAACAACAATCTGCAGGCAGGGTTGAATGTGGTCCGAAAGCATTTGGGGAAGAGCCGCTCAACTTCTACCGCACCGGAAAAGATGGGATCCAACCGCCGTGACGACTCGCTGTTGGAGCTGCACGATGGGATTCAAGGCGCCATCCTGCATTGCAAGAGATCATTCAATTCCAATACGG